The proteins below are encoded in one region of Acidobacteriota bacterium:
- a CDS encoding ABC transporter ATP-binding protein — protein MSMSHPLIKLEGIRKVFAGDEIETHALDGIHLSIDFGEYVAIAGPSGCGKSTLLSVLGLLDTPSDGHYWLNNRPVESLSVAERARTRNREIGFIFQSFNLIGDLTVYENVELPLTYMGMSGGERRKRVEQALERVGMGHRARHLPGQLSGGQQQRVAVARAVVTQPSILLADEPTGNLDSHNGELVMQLLAELHRDGATICMVTHDPRYVAHATRAIHLFDGRIVSEDHAGEAAALAPV, from the coding sequence ATGTCCATGTCCCATCCCCTGATCAAGCTCGAAGGCATCCGCAAGGTGTTCGCAGGCGACGAGATCGAAACCCATGCCCTCGATGGCATCCACCTGTCGATCGACTTCGGCGAGTACGTCGCCATTGCCGGCCCGTCTGGCTGCGGCAAGTCGACGCTCCTGTCGGTACTCGGCCTCCTCGACACCCCGAGCGATGGGCACTACTGGCTGAACAACCGCCCGGTCGAGAGCCTCTCGGTGGCCGAGCGGGCGCGAACGCGCAACCGCGAGATCGGGTTCATCTTCCAGAGTTTCAACCTGATCGGCGACCTCACCGTCTACGAGAACGTCGAGCTGCCGCTCACCTACATGGGCATGTCTGGCGGCGAACGGCGCAAACGCGTCGAGCAGGCCCTCGAACGCGTCGGCATGGGACATCGCGCCCGCCACCTTCCCGGCCAGCTCTCCGGCGGTCAGCAGCAGCGTGTCGCGGTAGCCCGCGCCGTCGTGACGCAGCCGTCGATCCTGCTGGCCGACGAGCCGACGGGGAACCTCGACTCACACAACGGCGAACTCGTGATGCAACTGCTCGCCGAACTGCACCGCGACGGTGCGACGATCTGCATGGTCACGCACGACCCGCGCTACGTCGCGCACGCCACCCGCGCGATCCACCTCTTCGACGGCCGCATCGTCTCCGAGGATCACGCGGGCGAAGCCGCCGCCCTCGCGCCCGTGTAG